The following coding sequences are from one Pelagovum sp. HNIBRBA483 window:
- a CDS encoding AEC family transporter, which produces MAALLDVILPVFLVVGFGYVAVWRGLFSDQGTDALMKFTQGFAIPCLLFSAIANLDLAQNFRADLLLSFYVGAFSGFAAGLLGARFLFGRTWEDSIAIGFVGLFSNSVLLGLPLTERAYGADALSANFAIVALHAPFCYTIGITAMEIVRNRDAGLAALPGKVFRAIFRNALLIGIGLGFVVNLSGITLPSALTDAIDMMIRAALPAALFGLGGVLYRYRPEGDIRVILFIVGVSLILHPTVTFTLAKLTGLDRDGLRSAVLTSAMAPGVNAYLFANMYGSARRVAASSVLIATALSLFTAWGWLSLLP; this is translated from the coding sequence ATGGCTGCGCTCCTCGATGTCATTCTGCCCGTCTTTTTGGTGGTGGGCTTCGGCTATGTTGCCGTCTGGCGCGGGCTTTTCAGCGACCAAGGCACAGATGCCCTGATGAAATTCACCCAAGGATTCGCCATTCCTTGCCTTCTGTTTAGCGCCATTGCCAATCTCGACCTTGCCCAGAACTTCCGCGCAGACCTGCTGCTGAGCTTCTATGTTGGCGCGTTCTCAGGCTTTGCAGCCGGTCTTCTCGGCGCACGCTTCCTTTTCGGCCGAACATGGGAAGACAGCATCGCCATCGGCTTTGTCGGCCTCTTTTCCAACTCGGTGCTTCTCGGCCTGCCCCTCACCGAACGCGCCTACGGGGCCGATGCGCTCTCCGCCAACTTTGCCATCGTCGCCTTACATGCGCCGTTTTGCTACACCATCGGCATCACCGCGATGGAAATCGTGCGCAACCGCGATGCCGGCCTTGCCGCCCTTCCGGGCAAAGTATTCCGCGCAATCTTCCGCAATGCGCTGCTGATCGGCATCGGGCTTGGCTTCGTTGTGAACCTCTCCGGCATTACCCTGCCCTCTGCCCTGACCGACGCGATTGACATGATGATCCGCGCCGCCCTGCCCGCAGCCCTTTTCGGCCTCGGCGGTGTGCTCTACCGTTACCGCCCCGAAGGAGACATTCGTGTCATCCTGTTCATCGTGGGCGTCTCACTCATCCTACACCCGACGGTCACCTTCACCCTCGCAAAGCTGACCGGCCTCGACCGTGACGGCCTGCGCAGCGCCGTTCTCACCTCCGCGATGGCGCCGGGGGTGAATGCCTACCTCTTCGCGAATATGTACGGCTCCGCCCGCCGCGTTGCAGCATCGAGCGTCTTGATCGCGACCGCCCTGTCGCTGTTCACCGCATGGGGCTGGCTCTCGCTGCTGCCCTAA
- a CDS encoding MBL fold metallo-hydrolase: protein MTESLRFRILGCGSSGGVPRLGGHWGDCDPSNPRNRRTRCSALVTREGPDGTTTVLIDTSPDLRHQLLDADVGALDGVIYTHSHADHVHGIDDLRMIVFNMRERLQVWADGDTSDALLSRFGYAFVQPKGSPYPPILDLNPLDGPVSISGAGGDITFTPFRVNHGSIDALGFRIGSLAYLPDVAEIPDSVWPTLEGLDYWIVDALRRTPHPTHAHLDKTLEWIARAAPKNAILTNMHIDLDYATVAAETPEHVTPAYDGMEITLPI from the coding sequence ATGACAGAGTCACTTCGCTTCCGCATTCTGGGCTGCGGCTCGTCGGGCGGCGTTCCGCGCCTCGGCGGCCACTGGGGCGATTGTGATCCGTCAAACCCGCGTAATCGGCGCACACGCTGCTCGGCGCTCGTCACCCGCGAAGGGCCGGATGGCACCACCACCGTGCTGATCGACACCTCACCCGACCTGCGCCACCAATTGCTCGACGCAGATGTCGGTGCGCTCGACGGGGTCATCTATACGCATTCCCACGCCGATCATGTCCACGGCATCGACGATCTGCGGATGATCGTCTTTAACATGCGCGAACGCCTGCAAGTCTGGGCCGATGGTGACACTTCCGATGCTCTCCTCTCGCGCTTCGGCTATGCCTTCGTGCAGCCAAAAGGCTCGCCCTACCCGCCGATCCTCGATCTCAACCCTCTTGATGGCCCCGTCAGCATCTCCGGCGCGGGCGGTGACATCACCTTCACCCCGTTCCGCGTCAATCATGGCAGCATCGACGCCCTCGGCTTCCGTATCGGCTCGCTGGCCTACCTGCCGGATGTGGCCGAAATTCCTGATAGCGTCTGGCCAACACTTGAGGGGCTGGACTACTGGATCGTTGATGCGCTGCGCCGCACACCGCACCCCACCCATGCACATCTCGACAAAACGCTTGAGTGGATCGCCCGCGCCGCGCCAAAAAATGCAATCCTGACGAATATGCACATTGATCTGGACTACGCGACCGTTGCCGCCGAAACCCCCGAGCATGTGACGCCCGCCTATGACGGCATGGAAATCACCCTACCTATCTGA
- a CDS encoding TatD family hydrolase, protein MTHRPPQIVDSHCHLDFSDFDGERDDIIARAAEAGVTRMVTICTRLRNELSVRAIAEAYDPVFYAAGTHPMSAAEEPLASVEDLVSLAQHPKFVGIGESGLDYHYTADSAEIQQRSLNIHIEAAQETGLPLIIHARAADDDMARILSEAYHQRPYTCVMHCFSSSAELARAALDLGFYLSMSGIAAFPKSQELRDIFAAAPLERILVETDSPYLAPPPHRGKRNEPAYTAHTARVGAEVFGLTVEDFAAATTANFDRLFWKAAQWKAAA, encoded by the coding sequence ATGACGCACAGACCGCCCCAAATCGTCGATAGCCACTGCCATCTCGACTTCTCCGATTTCGACGGTGAGCGCGACGACATCATTGCCCGCGCGGCCGAGGCCGGTGTGACGCGGATGGTCACCATCTGCACCCGCCTGCGCAACGAACTGTCCGTCCGCGCGATAGCCGAGGCATACGATCCCGTATTTTACGCCGCCGGAACCCACCCGATGTCTGCCGCCGAAGAACCACTGGCCTCGGTTGAAGACCTCGTTTCCCTCGCTCAACATCCGAAATTCGTCGGTATAGGCGAGAGCGGGCTTGATTATCACTACACTGCTGACAGCGCCGAAATTCAGCAACGCTCGCTGAACATCCATATCGAGGCCGCGCAGGAAACCGGATTGCCCCTGATCATCCACGCCCGTGCCGCCGATGATGACATGGCCCGCATCCTGAGCGAAGCCTATCACCAGCGCCCCTATACCTGCGTGATGCATTGCTTCTCCAGCTCGGCAGAACTGGCCCGCGCGGCGCTTGATCTGGGCTTTTACCTGTCAATGTCCGGCATCGCAGCCTTCCCCAAAAGCCAAGAGCTGCGCGATATTTTCGCGGCGGCACCCTTGGAACGTATTCTGGTTGAAACCGACAGCCCCTACCTTGCCCCGCCGCCGCACCGTGGCAAGCGTAATGAGCCTGCCTACACGGCGCATACGGCCCGTGTCGGCGCAGAAGTATTCGGCCTGACAGTCGAAGACTTTGCCGCCGCGACAACCGCCAATTTCGACCGACTGTTCTGGAAAGCCGCACAATGGAAGGCCGCCGCCTGA
- a CDS encoding DNA polymerase III subunit delta', translating into MIDAPEALEEPDRLEGVPHPRETSRLIGQEPAEAAFLAAYNADRLHSGWLLTGPKGIGKATLAWRIARFLLSRPLSGAESGPSLFGDAPIAPASLDTDPNNHDVQLVAAGAHPRLFVIRRGHDEKGRLRKEITVDAVRGIKSFFGLSAADGGRRVVIVDSADEMNRNAANAILKELEEPPANTTLLLVSHHPSKLLPTIRSRCRELRLSPLTESQIAEAMPAAGFPAPETAALAALSGGSVGESIRLLSHEGLHLYHEIVTLLSGLPNFDRPTAIALANSCSSKGADVRYTLLLDLILTFLARCARTGLLGEPSLQGSSGEARLLTRLSPNDRAARAWADLTQELSARAGHARAVNLDPSGVILDMLFKIEETAAKHAAATV; encoded by the coding sequence ATGATCGACGCCCCCGAAGCGCTTGAAGAACCTGACCGCCTCGAAGGCGTCCCTCACCCGCGTGAAACCAGCCGCCTGATCGGGCAGGAACCGGCTGAAGCCGCATTTCTTGCTGCCTATAATGCAGACAGGCTGCATTCAGGTTGGCTGCTGACAGGCCCTAAAGGCATCGGCAAAGCAACGCTGGCATGGCGCATTGCCCGCTTCCTGCTCTCCCGCCCGCTGTCAGGGGCAGAGAGCGGCCCAAGCCTTTTCGGTGACGCGCCAATCGCCCCCGCCAGCCTCGATACCGACCCCAACAATCATGATGTGCAGCTCGTGGCCGCTGGGGCCCATCCACGGCTCTTTGTCATCCGCCGTGGCCATGACGAAAAAGGCCGCCTGCGCAAGGAAATCACCGTCGACGCCGTACGCGGCATCAAGTCATTCTTCGGCCTTTCCGCCGCGGATGGCGGACGGCGGGTGGTGATCGTCGACAGTGCCGACGAAATGAACCGCAATGCCGCCAACGCCATCCTGAAGGAACTGGAAGAGCCACCCGCAAACACCACTCTCCTTCTGGTATCGCATCACCCCTCCAAACTCCTTCCCACCATTCGTTCCCGCTGCCGCGAGCTGCGTCTCTCGCCTTTAACTGAAAGCCAGATAGCCGAGGCAATGCCTGCTGCCGGTTTTCCCGCGCCAGAAACCGCTGCATTGGCCGCGCTCTCCGGCGGCTCAGTGGGAGAGTCCATCCGATTGTTGTCGCATGAGGGTCTGCATCTCTACCACGAGATCGTCACCCTCCTCTCAGGTCTGCCCAATTTTGACCGTCCAACCGCTATCGCGCTCGCCAATTCCTGTAGTTCCAAAGGGGCAGATGTCCGCTACACGCTTCTGCTGGACCTGATCCTGACCTTCCTTGCCCGCTGTGCGCGCACGGGCCTTTTGGGCGAACCATCGCTGCAAGGCAGTTCCGGCGAGGCCCGCCTTCTGACGCGGCTGTCACCGAACGACCGCGCTGCCCGTGCGTGGGCCGATCTGACACAAGAGCTTTCCGCTCGCGCCGGTCACGCCCGCGCGGTCAACCTTGACCCCTCCGGCGTCATCCTAGATATGCTGTTCAAGATCGAAGAAACCGCCGCAAAGCACGCCGCGGCCACCGTCTGA
- the tmk gene encoding dTMP kinase — protein sequence MTQGIFITFEGIDGSGKSTQARLLAERLQFSGRKVVLTREPGGSEGAEEIRQLLLTGDPNRWSAETELLLFNAARRDHLEKTIRPALAEGAVVISDRFADSTRVYQGATRGDLRGAVEQLHSIMIGQEPDLTFIIDMDPQIALERGLARSSGEDRFEDFGLGFQETLRHGFLTLAKAHPSRCLVVDGNRAVEAVAAEVAAQFEARQ from the coding sequence GTGACGCAGGGAATATTCATCACCTTCGAAGGTATCGACGGCTCGGGTAAATCTACCCAAGCCCGCCTCCTCGCCGAGCGGCTGCAATTCAGCGGGCGCAAGGTGGTGCTCACGCGCGAGCCTGGTGGCAGCGAAGGCGCCGAGGAAATAAGGCAATTGCTGCTCACTGGCGATCCAAACCGCTGGTCGGCAGAAACCGAATTGCTCCTGTTCAATGCGGCCCGCCGCGACCATCTCGAAAAAACCATTCGCCCCGCCCTCGCCGAAGGGGCGGTCGTGATTTCTGACAGGTTCGCGGATTCAACCCGTGTTTATCAGGGCGCCACTCGTGGCGATCTGCGCGGCGCCGTTGAGCAGCTGCATTCCATTATGATTGGACAGGAACCGGATCTGACCTTCATCATTGATATGGACCCCCAAATCGCGCTCGAACGCGGCTTGGCCCGCAGCTCGGGCGAAGACAGGTTCGAGGATTTCGGCCTTGGATTCCAAGAAACACTCCGGCATGGTTTTCTCACGCTTGCAAAGGCGCACCCCTCACGATGTCTGGTCGTGGACGGAAATCGCGCCGTCGAAGCCGTCGCAGCAGAAGTCGCCGCACAATTCGAGGCACGCCAATGA
- a CDS encoding D-alanyl-D-alanine carboxypeptidase family protein, which yields MTRQLCQAILFVLVAAISPAAHAQSFDTKARAAFVYDLTTDTVLMAKNADEPLPPASMSKLMTLFMAFEAIADGRLRVDEELTVSQHAMDYGGSSMFLRAGERISVEDLLRGVIVLSGNDASAVIAEALSPDGTEGGFARLMTDRARQLGMNNSTFTNSNGWPAAGHRMSVRDLGILAQNLITEFPTFYPLFAQEEFNFDGRVPANSRNRNPVLSMNIGADGLKTGHTQEAGYGLVGSAKQGDRRIIWVITGLDTAADRAVESERIVTWAFRQFAEREVVSAGTELARADVWMGLLPNVGLTVEDDIHLLVPVIGDNAISAEVVYDSPIAAPIRKGQQLGELVITLEGLPETRVPLVAEESVVEGGFAIRLRTAAQVLLSKIAPQQPAADGT from the coding sequence ATGACGCGCCAGCTTTGCCAGGCCATCCTTTTCGTCCTTGTTGCAGCCATCTCACCGGCAGCGCATGCCCAGTCTTTTGATACAAAGGCGCGTGCCGCGTTCGTCTATGACCTGACGACCGACACCGTGTTGATGGCCAAAAACGCCGATGAGCCGCTTCCGCCTGCGTCAATGTCCAAACTGATGACACTGTTCATGGCATTCGAGGCGATCGCCGACGGGAGGCTTCGGGTCGATGAAGAACTGACCGTCTCGCAACACGCGATGGATTATGGCGGCTCGTCGATGTTCCTGCGCGCGGGCGAGCGTATCAGCGTCGAAGACCTGCTGCGGGGGGTCATCGTGCTGTCAGGCAACGACGCCAGCGCAGTGATTGCCGAGGCGCTGTCTCCCGATGGCACGGAGGGTGGCTTTGCCCGCCTCATGACAGACCGCGCACGACAGCTGGGCATGAACAACTCGACCTTCACAAACTCGAATGGCTGGCCGGCAGCTGGGCACCGCATGTCGGTGCGCGATCTGGGGATTTTGGCCCAAAACCTGATCACCGAATTCCCGACTTTCTATCCGCTGTTCGCGCAGGAAGAGTTCAATTTTGATGGGCGTGTCCCCGCCAACTCGCGCAATCGTAACCCTGTGCTGAGTATGAATATCGGCGCTGATGGCCTCAAAACAGGCCACACGCAGGAGGCAGGCTACGGCCTTGTCGGCTCGGCAAAACAGGGTGATCGGCGCATCATCTGGGTGATAACAGGCCTCGATACCGCCGCTGACCGTGCGGTTGAAAGCGAGCGCATCGTCACTTGGGCCTTCCGCCAATTTGCCGAACGCGAGGTCGTAAGCGCTGGTACCGAACTGGCCCGCGCCGATGTATGGATGGGGCTTTTGCCCAATGTCGGGCTGACCGTCGAAGATGATATTCACCTGCTCGTTCCCGTGATCGGCGACAACGCCATCTCAGCCGAAGTTGTCTACGATTCCCCCATCGCCGCGCCAATCCGAAAGGGCCAGCAACTGGGTGAACTGGTGATCACTCTGGAGGGCCTGCCCGAAACGCGCGTGCCGTTGGTGGCCGAAGAATCCGTTGTCGAAGGCGGCTTCGCGATACGGCTGCGCACCGCGGCGCAAGTTCTGCTCAGCAAAATCGCACCACAGCAACCCGCCGCTGACGGCACCTAA
- a CDS encoding SPOR domain-containing protein: MTSHFLRRGTAASALCAVALLTACAPGEGFDFGAALQRNQATTGAAQSIQLIERDVEAPEVFQITANGLWDGRPSLGGVWVAHPDVIEPERVIIRNQENGKFVIGALFRRERSTPGPALQVSSDAAAAIDLFAGAPTQLNVTALRREQVAVEEPEATTDFDSPRDIEETTLGNTLAGAAAAIDAAETSMALPDGEPRPIARPSGLAAPEEATSVAPPAPEAETVTQPTPPTEQPTTALSNGPLEKPFIQIGIFNIEENAIRTADMMRESGIIPTILEQTSQGRTFWRLIVGPASSARERSALLEQVRAKGFADAYYVTN, translated from the coding sequence ATGACGTCACATTTCTTGCGCAGAGGAACGGCCGCCAGCGCCTTATGTGCGGTGGCTTTGCTCACCGCCTGCGCACCGGGCGAGGGCTTCGATTTCGGTGCCGCGTTGCAACGCAATCAAGCGACAACGGGCGCGGCACAATCTATCCAGCTGATCGAACGTGACGTCGAAGCGCCCGAAGTATTCCAAATCACCGCAAACGGTCTTTGGGACGGGCGCCCGTCGCTTGGCGGCGTATGGGTGGCACACCCCGATGTAATCGAGCCGGAACGCGTGATTATCCGCAATCAGGAAAACGGGAAATTCGTTATCGGTGCTCTTTTCCGGCGCGAACGCAGCACCCCCGGCCCCGCACTGCAAGTGTCGTCTGATGCGGCCGCGGCGATAGACCTGTTCGCTGGCGCGCCCACGCAATTGAATGTCACCGCGCTGCGGCGCGAGCAGGTTGCGGTGGAAGAACCGGAAGCCACGACAGATTTCGACAGCCCCAGAGACATCGAAGAAACCACGCTGGGCAACACCCTCGCCGGTGCCGCTGCGGCCATTGATGCGGCCGAAACAAGCATGGCGCTTCCGGACGGCGAGCCACGGCCAATCGCCCGTCCCTCCGGCCTCGCAGCGCCCGAGGAGGCAACCTCGGTTGCGCCCCCTGCTCCAGAGGCAGAAACCGTCACCCAACCAACGCCCCCTACCGAGCAGCCGACAACGGCGCTCAGCAACGGCCCGCTTGAGAAGCCCTTCATCCAGATCGGCATTTTCAACATTGAGGAAAACGCGATCCGCACGGCGGACATGATGCGCGAGTCCGGCATCATCCCGACCATTCTCGAACAAACGAGCCAAGGCCGCACCTTCTGGCGCCTGATTGTTGGCCCCGCAAGCTCGGCCCGCGAGCGTTCCGCCCTACTTGAGCAAGTGCGGGCCAAAGGCTTCGCCGATGCCTACTATGTGACGAACTAA
- the urtA gene encoding urea ABC transporter substrate-binding protein encodes MAKLLPLSSLLTAGLLSSTAAFACDGPIKVGVLHSLSGTMAISETTLKDTMELLIENQNAAGGLLGCEIEAVVVDPASDWPLFAEKARELLTVSEVDVIFGSWTSVSRKSALPVLEELNGLMFYPVQYEGEESSRNVFYTGAAPNQQAIPATDYFLEELGVEKFALLGTDYVYPRTTNNILEAYLMDNGIAAEDIFVNYTPFGHSDWATIVADVVALGADGKQVGVISTINGDANIGFYKELAAAGISADDIPVVAFSVGEEELSGLDTTNLVGHLAAWNYFQSAESELNDEWVTAWKAKMGEDRVTNDPMEAHYIGFNMWVNAVTDAGTTDVDAVREAMYGQEFPNLTGGTAVMLPNHHLAKPVLIGEITADGQFDIISQTTEVPGDAWTDYLPESAVLVSDWQELGCGMYNTETETCVQLTSNY; translated from the coding sequence ATGGCTAAACTCCTCCCCCTTTCTTCGTTGCTCACGGCTGGTCTGCTTTCATCGACAGCTGCCTTTGCTTGCGATGGCCCGATAAAAGTAGGCGTCTTGCACTCGCTCTCTGGCACCATGGCGATTTCGGAAACCACGCTCAAAGATACAATGGAGCTTTTGATTGAAAATCAGAACGCGGCCGGCGGTTTACTTGGCTGCGAAATCGAGGCTGTCGTGGTTGACCCGGCATCCGACTGGCCGCTTTTTGCTGAAAAGGCCCGTGAACTGCTGACTGTATCAGAAGTCGACGTGATCTTTGGCTCCTGGACGTCAGTATCGCGCAAATCGGCGCTGCCCGTCTTGGAAGAGTTGAACGGTTTGATGTTCTATCCGGTGCAGTATGAGGGCGAAGAAAGCTCGCGAAATGTGTTCTACACTGGCGCTGCGCCAAATCAGCAGGCGATCCCAGCGACTGATTACTTCCTTGAGGAACTCGGCGTTGAGAAATTTGCGCTGCTTGGAACTGATTATGTCTACCCACGGACAACCAACAACATCCTTGAAGCCTATCTGATGGATAATGGCATCGCGGCCGAAGATATCTTCGTGAATTATACGCCCTTTGGTCACTCTGACTGGGCAACCATCGTTGCAGATGTCGTCGCCTTGGGTGCGGACGGCAAGCAGGTCGGCGTCATTTCAACCATCAACGGTGATGCAAACATTGGTTTTTATAAAGAACTGGCTGCGGCAGGGATCTCTGCGGATGACATCCCCGTGGTTGCGTTCTCGGTGGGCGAAGAAGAACTCTCGGGCCTTGATACGACCAATCTTGTCGGTCACTTGGCCGCTTGGAACTACTTCCAGTCCGCAGAATCCGAGTTGAATGACGAATGGGTCACAGCCTGGAAAGCAAAGATGGGAGAAGATCGTGTAACCAACGATCCGATGGAAGCCCACTATATCGGCTTCAATATGTGGGTGAACGCTGTGACTGACGCAGGCACAACGGACGTCGATGCAGTGCGCGAAGCGATGTATGGGCAGGAGTTCCCGAACCTCACTGGCGGCACCGCCGTGATGTTGCCAAACCATCACTTGGCTAAGCCGGTCCTGATTGGTGAGATCACGGCAGACGGTCAATTCGACATCATCAGCCAGACCACAGAGGTACCAGGCGATGCATGGACAGACTACTTGCCAGAGTCGGCAGTTCTGGTCTCTGACTGGCAAGAGCTTGGCTGCGGTATGTACAATACCGAAACCGAGACCTGCGTTCAGCTGACCTCGAACTATTAA
- the urtB gene encoding urea ABC transporter permease subunit UrtB: MLRILLMALAVYLAIPNGATAQTLQSILQTHADEVAKPGRRTVGVLLDDLVASALPQAVPFLEAWRDREIVQREEDGLFLRQLGGDLLDLDTGEVIGTTEGSALTESRPNGGVRRAIGDVLVQFQLSDPVIEKRQAAVDAIARSMDSSQLAPLAASIADEADATLRARKERLVGLLRASFAPTTAERIEAIANLGSDLSVDTRAVLNNILATEAGVAAEFPEGSNIAAILTPGIDLTEADAYAQLVDAGLAPPVISPSEIRQALVANIVDEKVGGLQVATLGTQDARAAAYQALAAAGTVPTLVTPADQAAALEDHVFYLSYIEPDKEITDAARSSLDAIETKVAFSQAADLGLDALSLASIYFLAAIGLAITFGVMGVINMAHGEFIMMGAYTGYVVQLFVPDYTVSIIVALPLAFAVTFGAGVAMERLVIRHLYHRPLETLLATFGISIALQQLAKNIFGTQARPLTSPSWLDGALVFNDVVAISYIRIAIFVLALIFLALIVYVLRRTRLGLEVRAVTQNPGMASSMGINPDSINMMTFGLGSGIAGIAGVAIGLFAQVTSEMGQAYIVQSFMTVVVGGVGSVFGTLAGAGLIGGLQKGIEWLNPSNTLAAQTYMILFIILFIQFRPKGIVALKGRAAAD; encoded by the coding sequence ATGCTCCGAATACTGCTGATGGCACTCGCCGTTTATCTTGCCATACCCAATGGCGCGACCGCCCAAACCCTACAATCCATCTTGCAGACCCACGCTGATGAGGTCGCCAAACCTGGCCGCAGGACAGTTGGTGTTTTGCTGGATGATCTGGTGGCCAGCGCGTTGCCTCAGGCCGTCCCCTTTCTTGAGGCATGGCGTGATCGGGAAATCGTTCAGCGCGAAGAAGACGGCCTGTTCCTGCGTCAATTGGGCGGTGATCTGCTTGATCTGGACACCGGCGAGGTGATCGGCACAACCGAAGGATCTGCACTTACCGAATCCCGTCCAAATGGCGGCGTGCGACGCGCGATTGGCGACGTGTTGGTTCAGTTTCAACTTTCAGATCCGGTGATTGAAAAACGTCAGGCTGCGGTCGATGCCATTGCGCGCAGCATGGACTCCAGTCAATTGGCCCCTCTTGCGGCTTCTATTGCAGATGAAGCGGATGCCACGTTGCGCGCCAGAAAAGAGCGCCTCGTGGGTCTGCTCCGCGCCAGTTTCGCACCGACAACGGCAGAGCGTATTGAAGCGATCGCCAACCTAGGTAGTGATCTTTCGGTCGATACGCGCGCCGTTCTGAATAATATCCTCGCCACCGAGGCAGGTGTCGCCGCCGAGTTTCCTGAGGGTTCAAATATTGCCGCTATCCTGACACCGGGAATTGATCTGACCGAGGCGGACGCTTACGCCCAGTTGGTTGATGCGGGCCTTGCTCCGCCGGTGATCAGCCCCTCGGAAATCCGGCAAGCGCTTGTGGCCAACATTGTCGACGAGAAGGTCGGTGGCCTGCAAGTTGCGACGCTCGGGACACAGGATGCGCGCGCGGCGGCTTATCAAGCTTTGGCTGCTGCTGGCACGGTCCCGACGCTTGTCACACCGGCAGACCAAGCGGCGGCACTCGAAGACCATGTGTTCTACCTGAGCTACATTGAACCTGACAAAGAGATCACAGACGCCGCCCGTTCATCCCTCGATGCGATCGAGACGAAAGTGGCATTCAGCCAAGCCGCTGATCTGGGGCTCGACGCGCTGTCGCTCGCTTCGATCTACTTTCTTGCAGCCATCGGCCTCGCGATCACTTTTGGTGTTATGGGGGTCATCAATATGGCCCATGGCGAGTTCATCATGATGGGCGCCTATACGGGCTATGTCGTCCAACTTTTTGTGCCGGATTACACAGTGTCGATCATCGTCGCCCTCCCGCTGGCCTTTGCGGTAACATTCGGCGCAGGTGTCGCAATGGAACGCCTCGTGATACGGCATCTCTACCATCGACCGCTAGAAACCCTGCTGGCGACATTCGGCATTTCCATTGCCCTGCAACAGCTTGCCAAGAACATCTTTGGCACCCAGGCCAGGCCTCTGACATCACCGAGCTGGCTTGATGGCGCACTGGTCTTTAACGATGTGGTTGCCATCAGCTACATCAGGATCGCGATTTTTGTACTCGCGCTGATCTTTCTGGCATTGATTGTCTACGTCCTCCGGCGAACACGGCTTGGTTTGGAAGTTCGGGCGGTCACGCAAAACCCGGGCATGGCCTCTTCGATGGGGATCAATCCTGATTCTATCAATATGATGACCTTTGGCCTTGGCTCAGGGATTGCCGGGATCGCAGGTGTGGCCATCGGGCTTTTCGCGCAGGTAACTTCGGAAATGGGGCAAGCCTATATCGTTCAATCGTTTATGACCGTTGTGGTCGGAGGGGTCGGCAGCGTCTTTGGTACGCTGGCTGGGGCCGGTCTGATCGGTGGTCTGCAAAAAGGGATCGAATGGTTGAACCCGTCGAACACGCTTGCGGCCCAAACTTACATGATCCTTTTCATCATTCTTTTCATTCAATTCCGTCCCAAGGGCATCGTTGCTCTAAAGGGACGGGCAGCGGCGGATTGA